TGCTGTTTAATATTGAAAAAGGAATAGTTGCAGATAAAATGAAAGAATGGATAAAAGCTCAAGGGGGAGACGAGAACGTTGTAGATTTTCCCGAAGAAATATTGAATATTTCTTCAAAAACTTTAGACTTTAAAGCAACAAAATCAGGATATATATCGAAAATAGACACAGAAAAAGTTGGATTAGCTTCAATGTCTTTAGGTGCGGGCAGAAAAACAAAAGAAGATTCCATAGATCTTTCTGTTGGTATAAAGATATTGAAGAAACTTGGTGATAAAGTTGAAAAAGGCGATGCGATAGCTAAGCTATACATTTCAGACAAAAGTGATGTTGATAAGACCTTTTCACTTTTAAGTTCAGCATATTCAATTCATCCAGAAATTTCTGATAAACTTAACAAAAAGATAATATATGATGTAATTTTCTAATAGATACTTTAGAAATTAAGAACTTTGAAGAATAGGTTTTGAATTTAAAGTGAGTTCGGAGCGAAGTCCCAATCTCATCTTCTTTGATATAAGTACCGAAAAAGTTAGAAAAACAGATAATTAATGAGCTTTAAAAATATGGAAGTATTTTTGGAAAAGTTGAGATTGAAAACAATTGTAGAATCTGGGTTTCAAAATCTCTAAAAAGAGTATCTTTTTCTAAAGCATGGAGGATTAGTTTGAATGAAAAAAACTTTTTTAGTTAGTGTTTTATTTTTATTATTAACTTCTATTCTTTCAGCAGACGCAATTTTTCTTTTTCAAAACAAATTACCTGTTCATGTTGAAACAATAAAAAATCAAGGTAGTTTTTATATCAATGTGGAAGAACTAACGAAATACGATTCTATGATCATAAATAAAACTTCAAGAGTAATTTACATTATTTACAAAAAAGATGTTTTGGAAATTAGTTTGAATGATTTTTATTCGAAGATAAATTTTATTAATAAATATGATAATTCTGTAATATTAATAAATAACAAAACATATATAAGAGAAGATGTTTTATCATATTTTTTGAATTTAGATTATTTTAAAAGTTTGGAAGATATATTTTTTTATTCTGATTTGCCTAAAATAGTAGATTTAAAGGTAAGTACCAATGAAATAAGTGCCGTATTTGATACGTATTTAGATCACAGTTCTATAACTTTTACACAAATATCAAATACAAATGAGTATTTGTTGACTATGAAACCTATGTCTCAATTATTAATTGCTCCATCAAATGTAAATTATTCTTATTCAAACAACACAGTATATTTAAAGTTTAAGAGTGATTTTCTTTATGATGTTAATATACAAGGTAAAAACCTAAAAGTAACTGTTAAAAACGAACCAATTTCTCGAAGTGATGGACTCTTTGCAAATATTTCACAAAAAAAGGATTTTCAATATTCAGAAAAAGTTGAAGAAATAAACGGTGAAAAAATAAAAATTTATCAATTAGTTGTTGATCCTAAAAAATATGATATAAAGGTTGATTTAAACAATTTAGGAGTCTCTTACGATGTTAATAAATTTTTAAAGGAAAAAAATCCGCTTTTTTCTATAAATGCTTCTTTTTTTGATACACAAACATTACAGCCAATTGGAAATATCATGTCAGACGGAGAGTTGTTACATCTTAGTTCTTATTCAAGGCCTGCTCTTATAATTACTGAAGATAATAGGATCGACATAGATTACGTAAAATTAGAATTCTTAATAAGTATAGAAGATTTACTCTTTTGGGTTAAATCTATAAATTCAAATTGGAAAGGTGATGTAAAGCTATATACTCACCATTACAAAGGTAATATTTTAGAGACAGAGAAAGATTATTTATTTTTTTTGTTTAACTCAGATAATGAATTAATAGCTAAAAGGAAAGCTTATCCTGCAGAAAATGAAAAATTGCTTTTAATAGATAAAAAGTATGAAAAGTACGTAACAAATATTTCTTTAGGCTCTAAAATGGAGTTAACTTTGAATAAGAGTGAAAATTTGATAGAAAACCCTATTCTACTTTTAGAAGGCGGCCCTATTTTAATAAATGATGAATATAGCCAAGAGTTTTTAGACGCCGAAAAAAGAAGTTATTCCAACGGAATTATATATAGTAAAAGTCCAAGAACAGTTGTGGCAATAGATGATAAAAACATGTTAGTTCT
This is a stretch of genomic DNA from Petrotoga sp. 9PWA.NaAc.5.4. It encodes these proteins:
- a CDS encoding phosphodiester glycosidase family protein, producing the protein MKKTFLVSVLFLLLTSILSADAIFLFQNKLPVHVETIKNQGSFYINVEELTKYDSMIINKTSRVIYIIYKKDVLEISLNDFYSKINFINKYDNSVILINNKTYIREDVLSYFLNLDYFKSLEDIFFYSDLPKIVDLKVSTNEISAVFDTYLDHSSITFTQISNTNEYLLTMKPMSQLLIAPSNVNYSYSNNTVYLKFKSDFLYDVNIQGKNLKVTVKNEPISRSDGLFANISQKKDFQYSEKVEEINGEKIKIYQLVVDPKKYDIKVDLNNLGVSYDVNKFLKEKNPLFSINASFFDTQTLQPIGNIMSDGELLHLSSYSRPALIITEDNRIDIDYVKLEFLISIEDLLFWVKSINSNWKGDVKLYTHHYKGNILETEKDYLFFLFNSDNELIAKRKAYPAENEKLLLIDKKYEKYVTNISLGSKMELTLNKSENLIENPILLLEGGPILINDEYSQEFLDAEKRSYSNGIIYSKSPRTVVAIDDKNMLVLMVIEGYDNPEIGLTYDETKNLLLKLGNYKKAMLLDGGSSSIVYYNGEIQNYKNGKTRTNIPVLLSVYEK